The Conger conger chromosome 15, fConCon1.1, whole genome shotgun sequence genome contains a region encoding:
- the LOC133111977 gene encoding DNA-binding protein RFX7, protein MAEDQQQPGHLQKPISGIGSLPSLVPGLQGAEASALQHKIKNSICKSVQSRVDNILQDVEKFTDIEKLYLYLKLPSGPSNATDKSDQSSMSSSRTQQMHAFNWIRNHLEEHPETSLPKQEVYDEYKSYCDNLGYHPLSAADFGKIMKNVFPNMKARRLGMRGKSKYCYSGLRKKAFVHMPSLPNLDLHKTGDGCEALEPSGQLPSAEDEVRSAACGLVCEWAQKVLTRQFDCVEDLARFLLNSHYIGTKSVAALTVMTGTPKGVKTPTPGSAFVPTAEANTFQPQVKTLPSPSIDAKQQLQRKIQKKQQEQKLHSPLPGDPQATPGTGAAIPCGSPALLSPQPTIGIVVAAVPSPITVQRGRQLMTSPSPVGTTEGKVLPVNFQVVTQSMQPAKPSPKTPQNFSASPVGDRSARHRYPQILPKPSATSAITLRSPPTLLITNSPIKTVMPTPHVGSVNVVKMTAISLAPSSSTTTTTLRPASAGVSEEHRHVPQARSGSAASLLSPIAKLGHAAAMTPTIDIKMEPEAITDSNQALVADRLHATQEAGSRQKGEGGAKPRAASESTSHAKGSSGLEGTTRPSCDEKSPSNDSTVAASASSNNNSNNNESTLYLTISSQNTSIALSSGGRASAAASPKESCLGPKSPRKRAGFSLESHTMPVKKVFISQQPIVGIDNSPKPGIKKISRAGTPAKPESAPASTPSKITVKLNSTVPTRILALSDSPVGNVSGFQTVVKPQTSSQVKPEGTPSDMDTSSSSSLVCQNPTSNPTLLQHITISPQVVSTGSDVLEASAVNDLKSSMWAEGQLDGIQQQQTYVQQITDHKQISTPVMDQLPTMAQAAASSQLTLHPDIINFAGTQSSVDYFPFNDDDMTQDSIVEELVQMEEQMKLNSGLQSFSSCVDLELQDQSTVVQGAILSTHQVGSTPFYHSAHSSTTPTHTPTPTPTPTPTPTSELMGGVSSLTRESPCSRMAPTTPVDSALGSSRHTPIGTPHSNCSSSVPPSPVECRNPFAFTPINSSMTGFHDASIISSSPVKPMQRPTATHPDKAKLDWMNNGYNSGSGASTISNNGIGILPSYQDLVEDHFRKPHAFAIPGQSYQGQSRHADGHFGRLTPISPVQQQVTGVTSLNKQEGFAVPAPLDGKAAGSTGGGNFRCRSVSPAVRQRNLSGNTAYSNIPRTVASPFSSPITPEVLNIFANSQSDVSSSSMAQRSQSVPLNVMMQTEVLPMQKQSNSKKITNVLLSKMDSDGDDAVRGLGINNLPSNYTARMNLTQILETSTTGFTTSTGSANHQALGDSSPSPYEFQRPGHHVKGVRNDQMGFVSGEDQAQPGPGEQQLEREQELQPQLQDQQEQSQPQLLSEDQEQQQQQLDFNNTVKDLLGEDGLNPSSQLVGQVASELNAVASDFSSDIRLTSELSSSINDLNTLDANLLFDPNRQQGQYEDPTLEELKNDPLFQQICSETVNSASFDWLESKDQPTVEMLG, encoded by the exons CAAGATGTGGAGAAGTTTACAGACATTGAAAAACTCTACCTCTACCTTAAGCTGCCTTCTGGTCCCAGCAATGCCACTGACAAAAG CGATCAGAGTTCCATGTCGTCCAGCCGAACACAGCAGATGCACGCGTTCAACTGGATCCGCAATCACCTAGAGGAGCACCCCGAGACCTCGCTCCCCAAACAGGAGGTCTATGACGAGTACAA GAGCTATTGTGACAATCTGGGCTACCATCCACTTAGTGCAGCAGACTTTGGGAAGATCATGAAAAACGTCTTCCCGAACATGAAGGCACGTCGACTCGGCATGAGAGGCAAATCAAAATA CTGCTATAGTGGACTAAGGAAGAAGGCATTTGTTCACATGCCATCTCTGCCCAACCTGGATCTACATAAAACAGGAGATGGG TGTGAGGCGCTGGAGCCCTCGGGCCAGCTGCCCAGTGCGGAGGACGAGGTCCGCTCGGCCGCCTGTGGCCTGGTTTGTGAGTGGGCTCAGAAGGTGCTGACCCGGCAGTTTGACTGCGTGGAGGACCTGGCTCGCTTCTTGCTCAACAGCCACTATATCGGCACCAAGTCTGTCGCGGCGCTCACCGTGATGACCGGAACTCCCAAAG GGGTGAAGACGCCGACGCCAGGCTCCGCGTTTGTGCCGACGGCGGAAGCCAACACCTTCCAGCCCCAGGTGAAGACCCTGCCATCCCCCTCCATCGATGCTAAACAGCAGCTGCAGCGCAAGATTCAGAAGAAACAGCAGGAACAGAAGCTTCACTCCCCGTTGCCAGGCGACCCCCAGGCCACGCCCGGCACAGGGGCTGCCATCCCCTGTGGAAGCCCCGCCCTGCTCTCCCCGCAGCCCACCATTGGCATCGTGGTGGCTGCCGTCCCGAGTCCAATCACA GTACAGAGGGGCAGGCAGTTGATGACCTCTCCCAGTCCTGTAGGCACGACGGAAGGCAAAGTACTGCCGGTCAACTTTCAAGTGGTCACCCAGTCAATGCAGCCTGCCAAGCCGTCCCCCAAGACGCCACAGAACTTCTCCGCCAGCCCTGTGGGGGACCGCTCAGCCCGCCACCGCTACCCCCAGATCCTGCCCAAGCCATCGGCCACCAGCGCCATCACCCTGCGCTCGCCCCCGACGCTACTCATAACCAACAGCCCCATCAAGACCGTGATGCCCACGCCGCACGTGGGCTCCGTCAACGTGGTAAAGATGACGGCAATATCCTTGGCGCCTAGCAGTAGCACCACGACCACCACTCTGCGGCCCGCCTCTGCCGGTGTCTCGGAAGAGCACAGACACGTCCCGCAGGCCAGAAGTGGCTCTGCAGCCTCTTTGCTGTCCCCTATAGCCAAATTAGGGCACGCTGCTGCCATGACCCCCACCATCGACATCAAGATGGAGCCTGAAGCCATAACAGACAGCAACCAGGCCCTCGTTGCTGACAGGCTGCACGCCACTCAGGAAGCCGGCAGTAGGCAGAAGGGCGAGGGAGGTGCTAAGCCCAGGGCCGCCAGCGAATCAACGTCCCACGCCAAGGGCTCGTCGGGTCTCGAAGGAACGACCAGGCCCAGCTGCGACGAGAAGTCCCCTTCCAACGACAGCACTGTGGCAGCTTCTGCTAGCAGCAATAACAACAGTAACAATAACGAAAGCACTTTGTACCTGACCATCTCCAGTCAGAACACCAGCATTGCTCTGTCGTCCGGCGGCAGAGCCTCTGCTGCAGCGTCGCCCAAGGAAAGCTGCCTGGGACCGAAAAGCCCGAGGAAACGAGCCGGCTTCAGTCTGGAGTCGCACACCATGCCCGTCAAGAAGGTGTTCATCTCCCAACAGCCGATTGTGGGGATTGATAATAGTCCCAAGCCCGGCATCAAGAAAATTTCTAGGGCCGGGACACCTGCTAAACCCGAAAGCGCACCAGCAAGCACACCAAGCAAAATAACCGTCAAGCTGAACTCGACTGTACCGACTCGGATACTAGCGCTCTCGGACTCCCCTGTTGGAAACGTAAGCGGTTTCCAGACTGTTGTCAAACCCCAGACGTCCTCCCAGGTCAAACCTGAAGGGACACCGTCTGACAtggacaccagcagcagcagcagtcttGTTTGTCAAAACCCCACCTCAAACCCAACGTTACTGCAGCATATCACAATCAGCCCGCAGGTTGTGTCCACTGGCTCGGACGTGCTTGAGGCCTCTGCGGTAAATGACTTGAAGAGCTCCATGTGGGCGGAAGGGCAGCTGGATGGCATTCAGCAGCAGCAAACGTATGTACAGCAGATAACAGACCATAAACAGATCTCTACGCCCGTGATGGACCAGCTCCCCACCATGGCCCAAGCCGCAGCCTCAAGCCAGCTGACTCTCCACCCTGACATCATCAACTTCGCCGGAACCCAGTCCAGTGTGGATTACTTCCCCTTCAACGATGACGACATGACACAGGACAGCATTGTGGAGGAACTGGTGCAGATGGAGGAGCAGATGAAGTTGAACAGCGGCCTGCAGTCCTTCAGCAGCTGTGTTGACCTCGAACTGCAAGACCAGTCCACCGTGGTGCAGGGTGCCATCCTGTCCACTCACCAGGTGGGCAGCACGCCCTTCTACCACTCAGCCCACAGCAGCACCACTCCCACTCACACGCCTACGCCGACTCCCacgcccacccccacccctacctCCGAACTGATGGGAGGGGTATCCAGTCTGACTCGGGAGAGCCCTTGTTCGCGGATGGCGCCCACCACTCCAGTGGACAGCGCTCTGGGAAGCAGCCGGCACACGCCCATCGGGACCCCGCACTCAAACTGCAGCAGCAGTGTCCCCCCCAGTCCGGTGGAGTGCAGGAACCCTTTCGCCTTCACGCCCATCAACTCCAGTATGACCGGCTTCCACGACGCCAGCATCATCTCCAGCAGCCCAGTCAAACCCATGCAGAGGCCCACCGCCACCCATCCAGACAAGGCCAAGCTGGACTGGATGAACAACGGTTACAACAGTGGCTCTGGAGCCTCGACTATATCCAACAATGGCATCGGCATCCTTCCTAGCTACCAGGACCTGGTAGAGGACCATTTTAGGAAGCCCCACGCCTTTGCCATTCCCGGGCAGTCTTATCAGGGCCAGTCCAGGCACGCCGATGGCCACTTTGGCCGTCTGACACCTATATCCCCGGTGCAGCAGCAGGTCACTGGAGTGACCAGCCTAAACAAGCAGGAAGGCTTTGCAGTGCCTGCCCCCTTGGACGGCAAGGCCGCAGGCTCTACGGGAGGCGGAAACTTCCGCTGTCGCAGCGTAAGCCCCGCCGTGCGACAGCGGAATCTGAGCGGGAACACGGCCTACTCCAACATCCCCAGAACCGTGGCGTCCCCCTTCAGCTCCCCCATCACCCCGGAAGTTCTCAACATCTTCGCCAACAGTCAGTCGGacgtcagcagcagcagcatggcCCAGAGGAGCCAGTCGGTACCGCTCAACGTGATGATGCAGACCGAGGTGTTGCCCATGCAGAAGCAGAGCAACAGCAAGAAGATCACCAACGTGCTGCTGAGCAAGATGGACTCTGATGGCGACGACGCTGTGAGAGGCCTGGGCATCAACAACCTGCCCTCAAACTACACCGCCCGCATGAACCTCACCCAGATCCTGGAGACTTCCACCACGGGCTTCACCACCAgcactggaagtgccaaccacCAGGCTCTGGGCGACTCCAGCCCTTCTCCCTATGAGTTCCAGAGGCCCGGGCACCATGTGAAGGGTGTCCGGAATGACCAGATGGGCTTTGTTTCCGGGGAGGATCAAGCACAACCGGGGCCCGGAGAGCAGCAGCTGGAGCGGGAGCAGGAGCTACAGCCGCAGCTACAGGACCAGCAGGAACAGAGCCAGCCACAGCTGCTGTCTGAGGAccaagagcagcagcagcagcagctggattTCAATAACACTGTTAAGGACCTGTTAGGGGAGGATGGGTTGAACCCCAGCTCCCAACTGGTGGGGCAGGTGGCATCAGAACTCAATGCAGTGGCATCCGATTTCTCCAGCGACATCAGACTGACTTCGGAACTTTCCAGTAGCATCAATGACCTTAACACTTTAGACGCGAATCTACTGTTTGACCCAAATCGACAGCAGGGGCAGTATGAAGACCCTACACTGGAAGAACTGAAGAATGATCCCCTCTTCCAGCAAATATGCAGTGAGACTGTCAACTCTGCTAGTTTTGACTGGCTGGAAAGTAAAGACCAGCCTACCGTGGAAATGTTGggttaa